DNA from Drosophila busckii strain San Diego stock center, stock number 13000-0081.31 chromosome 2R, ASM1175060v1, whole genome shotgun sequence:
CTACACACGatactaaaaatatacaaatacatacaaatttggCCAATTAACAAGCAGCTGCGCTCatcttacaaaaaaaaacataaacagacaaacacatagagagacagacagacagttagcGGGCAGTAAgtcaagtttttgttgtaaagTGTTAACACATTGAACAGAGAGTGGGAGTGTGGCTGGGTGGGAAATTCATTTCAGACCGACCGTTGGCAAAGAGAAAACCcttggccagctgcagctcattgtCAATCTCTTTGAGCAGATCGCTCTCCGACCAGCTGCGTcgctggcgttgctgctgcagctgctgcggcgagAGCAAAAAACGCGTCTGCTTCTGTGGGCGTTGACGCAGCTTTGCAGTCATCGTTGGCGTCGCTGCGCGCTGCGGtactcgctgctgctcttgtagttgttgctgctgctgctcgcttttaattgctttggctATCAAAATGTTGGCATTCGGTTAGtttctcgctcacacacacacacacacacatagacatgcCACTTAGTGTAAGAACCCTGTGCTCAATTGTCTCTGGCGCAGGCAAAACAAACGAATCGCTTATGCTGTCTGCCTATCCATGCAATTGAatggaattaattaaaatttccgCTTAATCGCGATTTTGCGCTAAATGTCTGTGCAATATGCTATCgaagcaatgcaatttttcttTATGCTTGTGCCACTTTAGCAAAGAGATGAGAGGGTGAAATATAAATTGGCAATACACTTGAGCGCAGAGTTGTAATTAAGtcaatgaatataaaataagcacTTGAGATTCGCTAATGAGATTGAgtcattaataattataatatgatAAAGTAATGCAAAGCGCTTTAAAcgccaaaaagtatgctatatataaaagcgaTATGCAGGCGTAAGCGTATTGAATGCagtatgtttataattataattatttaaaagacaTTTACATGTGATTAGTAATACAAGCAACAACTTCATCTCTCTGTCGAAcaacttaaagctaaaacagatttatatatagcatatggTATGTCATGCATAGAGTATATCATAATAAAGACTAAATAACAATGGAGTTTGGTTAATCATTTCTGTTCATTTATTACATTCAACAACACACTTGAATTTTGAtatgtttgcattaatttttgacAAGTCACATAACATAGACTTAACTTATTATTGGCCTAAACAATTATATCAAATAGTTCAGTTTGTTATAGCTAGGCTGGCTGCATGCGGGGGCTAAAAAACAAGTAGGGGGTGGGGCTAGGATTTAAGCAGTGGTAGCGGTTCCAAAGATTTCAGTAACTGTCGGAGGTTGTATGCTCAAAATTGCGCCAATATTTATCGACTTCCTCAAAGATTTTCGAACGAAAGGGTGAACTGGCGAACAGCTCGTTAAGGTTGCTATGAAAGTTGCTCATAAATGGCAAAGTTGCTGGCGTACTGTTGAATGTTGTagtgcttgctgttgttgtattgttgttgttgatgttgttggtgttgctggctgagagagagagacaattgcaaatatacaaaagagagagagacacacaaacacagttTGACAataacagagagagagagagaatgacTACGTGTTgtggaaatatttataatgtgTTGGTGTATTGTTGGTATGAGCGTGGGGTATGGCTGTTCACCAATGAGTGGGCATAAAATGTAGAGCAAATTTCAATAGCACTgcaattacttttaaataaatatgcacataaaGAAATTAAGAAAGAAAGTAAGTGAAATTGCagtgaaattgaatttgcttttagctaAACTTGTTCCAAGCTGTCAACACGGACAGTCCAACAAGCAAAGCTGTGCTCAAAATGGCGCCAGCTGTTGAGCTGGTCGCTGTTGGTGTGGGAATGGCTGTTGCTGTGGATTGAGTGCTCGGGATGGGGGAGTGGGAAACTGAGGAACCTTTGGAAGCGGAACCACAACCAGTGTCAGGCGAATTGGAGCGGCAGGAACTAGTTACAGaagcattgctgttgctgttgttgttgctctggttgctgttgcccaAATGCACATTATGACTAACGAGCTGCGCGGTATGCGAGCGATAACGATAGCGATTGCGATTGCCGCTTGCTATCGCTGTTTCCACTACGGCACACTCACCCTGCACAGATGGCGGCAATCGGGACACCTTGTAGGTCTTCACAATGCACGACTtcttgctggcgctgctcagCGAATTGTCCGTCGCCGTCTCGCTGCGCTCCTGCTGCTCATGCCGCTGCGTCTGTCCATCGGccagctgctcgctgctcgaGAACTTGGCAAACTCGCGCAGATGACGCGGCAGCTCGCGTAGATTCGCCTCGCTTTGACCCTCGAGCACACGCACTGGCGGCTGCGGCGCCTCCGCATCGGAATCGGCTGCTGCAGGTTTGGGCTGCGACTCGGCGCCGCTCTCCCAATCACTGTCCGCGGGCATGGCCAACTTGTGGCGTCGCTCCTTGACGCGATGCAGAAACTCATCGCTTAGGTTCGCCTGCTGCTCGCTcgcgtgctgctgctcatcctcGATCTTGGAGATTTTTATGATCTTGTGCTGACGCCGCTCCTCACGCTCCGCCACCTTGTGCATCCACTCCTCGGCCATTTGCTGGCGAAACACTTCGTCTTCGCTTAGCGTGGGCAGCTTGGGCGCTGGGCGATAACTCTCGCGTCGTGGTGGTGGCGCCTGCAGCACCGTTGGCGCGCGCTGCATTTGCTCCATGAGCCGCTGGCGctcctgctgcagcttttcaaactccagcttcagctgctcctCCTTGCTCATTATgtactgcagctgctgctcgtgcAGCTCACGCGGCAGCGAAGCGCGACGCTGGCGATCGTAGGcaggcggcgctgctgctggcgcaggcGAAACGCCGCGTCTACTGGTGGTGCTTATGTAGGTGGGATTGGGATCACGCTCGATCATGCTGTAGCAGCTGGCGTAGTGtggacgctgctgctgcgacggcgGCGCCTGCTGCAGCATTGGCGCATGTCGACGCGCGCCCGCATAAGCGTTGTGCACatcgtagctgctgctgctgctcagatCGTTGGTGCTGGCGGAGAGTCGGGGCGCGCGTATGGCATGcggctggcgctggcgctgataGCAAATCTCCACTTCGCGCGCAAACGGACGCGCGATGTTCTCCGAGTAGCCCAAATCGCTGGCATAGCGTGACCAGTCGTCGtcctgccgctgctgcggcggcgcaGGCACTGGGCGATAACATTCGGCTGAGCTATGCGGACGCTGTGCATCGCTTAGATTGCACAGCGACTCGGAGCGACGACTGCGTGGCTCGTAATCCGGCGCCAAGTCAATTGTGATCTGGCGCGGCACTGAGCTCATGCGCTCCTGGCGCGAACGTGAGCTGCGCTCGATTTCGCGCTCCAGCTCCTGCATGTGCGCATGACGCTgacgcttcagctgctgctcctgactgctgctggcgcGACTGAGATCAAAGAGCGATGCGGATTTGtcgcgctgctgccgctccgAGCGACTGGCCGACAACTCGGCATTGAGCTGCTGCGAGAGCGCATCAAAGTCCTTGAATAGGTTTTCATTATCCAAGCGATTGCCTTGACTAGTTTGCGGCTGTCCAATTGCTTCGATAGCTGCCTTGGCACGTTGCCGAAATTCCTCATaagtgccgccgccgctgctgctgctgttcaccTTGGCTGTTGAGTTTGTTTGCTctctgctgctctcgctgctcagttgctgttgctgttgctgctgtgcgtcATCAATGAAAGTGCTGCCATTTAATTTGGTTGCTGACataatatttgcagctgccgGCGGTGGCGGCACTGGTGGTGCACAATCCACTTCAtccacagctgttgctgttgctgctgttggaaaCTTCTGCGGCTTGTCaccctgttgctgctgctcgcgactgctgttgctgtagtcGTAGACCACTTGGCCATTCTCGATGCGCTGCTTGGACTCGTAGCTGCTGGTTTCGATGTTGGAGTAGCGTTTGGTTTGCGGCGTCAGCGTGGGCTGCAGACTGTGCTCAATGTTGGAGAAGCGTTTGCGTTGCTCCTCGAAAATGTCGCCCTGCTTGGCCATGCTGGGAAACATGCGCGCTAACTCGCTTTCCATGCTGGCTGgaaatttgctgttgctgctgtgttgctgttgttggttgctcATGTGGCTGCTGTGACTGGACGATGTGCGCTGCTCAAATGTGttcggcaactgttgctgctgtgctgctgacTGATCAGCTGCTGTGCTTGGTTTATTTTCAAATGATGATGTCGCGGTTGCCGacgtgttgttgctgttgctcagcTGGCTTACGTCATCTGCTCGCGCTGCTTGGCTCATTGCCTTGGCCGCTGTCTCGGCGCTCTTCACAGGCactggcggcggcgttggcgtGGGCGTTAGACTCTTGCGCAACTCGCGCATCTTTGCCGCCGTTTTGAGTATTTGCTCCTGTTCCAGTTTCATTTGCTCGCTGTCCATGGCGCGCACCTGTTCGGCGCTTAGCTCATGATAGCCGCGTCGCTTCACGAACTTTTCATGCGCATCCAGCAGCTGATCGggcgtttgttgctgctgcgcgcgTTGTCCAGGCGACAGACATACCAGCAGCTTGGGATCCGCTTGCGTGGGCAAACCCAGCCAAGCATCGTCTGTGGGCTTGGCGCTAAGCGAAAGCTGCAGCTCGCTTATGTGCGGCAAATTGGGCAGCGGATAgggcatgttgctgttgctgttgctgtttgtttctactttttgttgcagttgttgcagctgctgctgactgatGTTGCTGGCAACGCTGGCGAGCTCCTCAAGCATCTGCTCGCCAAAGGGCATGGAGGCCAAAGTTTCGGTGCATAGCAGACGCAGCTTCTTAATACGTTCCGCATCCGTTTCGCCAGCTGAAATTGTAGAGACTGCAGTTGCtggtggctgttgctgttgctgttgtggggGGAATTGCTGGCGCAATGGAGGTGTGGGTGGTCTGTTGTGTTCTGGTGGTGGTGTGGCCATGTGAATGGCTGTGCATTGACTGTGCTGTGTGCTGTCGGAGCAATGTGAATCGTTCGACTCTTGGCGCTTGAGCAAAAGTGTTGTTAGCtgtgctggttgctgttgtgtttcaagattgctgctgttgttacatGCGGGAGGAGTATAGTGCATATAGCTGGGGGGTGGTGGCACAGGCGGCGGGGAGGGGGATAACGTacagcgttgttgttgctgttgttgttgctccgtAGCAACAACATTAGCGTTACCGTTTACATTGCCGCACtgttctgcttcttcttcttcttcgcgTCGCGTCATTTCGATTAATTCGCGCACTTTTTCCATGCTACGTACGAATTCTTTGCGCGTTACCGACAGCGTTGACGCTGCATCGACACTGTTGGCCAATTCGACGGACGTTTGCTCGTTGGCCGAATTCGTTGCCGTTGGCGCTCGCGTTAGCGTAGGCGTCTctgctggcgttggcgtcgcGGCGCTTAACAGCGAGGAAAGCGAACTGCCAGCCGAtagattattgttgttgtcgctgttgctgttgctgttgctgctgttgggatGAGCATTAACAGGTGTGCTCTCTCTACTTGTTGGCTCTGTTTCCACTTCCGTATCCACTTCCGTTTCAACCTGCAATTgtttagtgttgttgttgttctagtTTCAACTAATTGTTACTCAATAAAGAGCTAAATACGCAAAAGCGAAGCCAAAAGCGTAAAACAAAGAGCAATAACTAAATAGTTTAGCAGCCTCTTtcaacaattgaaaatatttacgcaacaattttcaatggAAAGATTTCAAccccaaaacaaaatgctgccAATTCAATTTAGAGAtctacttatatatatataatttaactaatCCCCTGAAATATTGcttatcaaatattattttgttgctgtctgtactataaaattttgttagtttatattttgtttagcttctaaccttgaatttcaaaatgtgttcaaaattaattaattagcaactaCTCTAATATTTTAGCACCTATTGTAGCTTCTATGTGCCGCTTTTGAGGCATTAGTGGGTTAGTACTGCAGTACGAACCTCACACTCTCCCTCGGTTTCGTtttcggtttcggtttcgTTGGACGAGCTATGGCGCTCCAGCGtgttgctggtggtggtgctggtgctgctgagCTCATCGTCTTGCGGGCGCTTGATTAGCTTGCTGGCATCCGTGTCCAGATCGATGAGTGCGCGTTCCGCTAGCGCTGCGGCCTGCTCCAGTTCGAGTTCCATTAGATCCGACACACTGCTGGAGGCGGATGAGCTTAGATACACCAGCTCAGCGTCTTCCAGCTGCGGCGACAGCGCGCTCTGCAGTCTGGTGCAGCTTTCGAAATCGCTGGGCGGCTCTATCAACTTGGTTTCCAGCATTATGGCCAGCGGCTCCTCGCGACGCTTGTGGCGACGACTAAAGTCGAGCTGACTGCGCGGAAACGTTTCGTTGAGCTTGGCGGGCGCACGCGTTTGGCTCTGCTCctggaagctgctgctgctgctgcgactgagactgagcACATGCTCACCGCCTAGCTCGCTGTTCTCCTCCAGTATGCTGTCCAGATAGCGCGGACTGAGCAGCTGCGGCAAGAAGTGCGATTCGAGTGCGTTGCGCTTCTGGGCGCGCTtctgacgcagctgctcctgctgctcgGCGCGGCTGCTGGACGGCACATCTGGACTCACAGCGAGCGTCGGCGTGCCAGCCTCCGACTCCGAGTCTACCTCGCAGACCAGCGGCGAGTGCAGATTGTAATTAAACTCACCGGAGCTGCAGTCGCtgttcagctccagctcttgGATTTGCACATCGCGCGTGAACTTTTCGAACTgcgacagctgctgcacattttTGGGCGAGGGAGATTCAACGAGATAGCGTGGGGGTGGTGATAAGGTGCCGTTGctattgatgctgctgccgctgttgctgctgctgttgctgtcggcaattgctgctcagctggtgctgctgatCTGCTCGATTGTGGGCTTACCATTGCGTGCACGCTCCTCCTCATGCGATGTCCACGCGTATGACTGATGTATGCTGCTCTGTTGCTGGCAATGCGTTGCTGTGACTGCGattgctgtggttgctgctgctgctgctgtgttggcaattgttgctcAGCTTGGCTGCTTGTGGTGGGTCAGCAACATTTTCACGCTCAATGCGATGCACTATgacatgttgctgctctgctgcggGCAACTGTTTCTCTGCTGCTTGCaatggttgctgttgctgctgtgttgctgtcggcaattgctgctcagatgactgctgctgttggctggaGTCAGTTACATTTTCACGCTCTATGCGATGCACTATgacatgttgctgctctgctgctggcaactgtTGCGCTCCTGTCGTTGgcgattgctgttgctgctgtgttgctgctggcaaatgtTGCTCagctgtctgctgctgttgctcagcAACATTTTCTTGCACTATGCGATGTACTATGAtctgttgtgttgctgctgctgattgcggTTGCTGTATTGCTgctggctctgctgctgttggcaactgttgctcagTTGGCTCAGCAATATCCGCACGCACTATGCGATGCACTATGACCTTCACCTGGCGTGGACTACCTGGTGCTTTTAGTGGTTGCTCTGCAGCCaactgttgctcttgctcttgctgctgctgctgttgttgctgttgctgttgctttgagTTCTTAGCGCCCATGTCGTTGTTAATTATCGCTGCTACTGATTGATCTATTGACAGCTGCTCTAGCTGTTCTGCTTGCgcgtgtttgctgctgctgctgctgacagcaaCTAGGCCCAGCTCttcgacagcagcaactgctgttgtgttgctgctgctgtcagtgcCTGTGTTTGACCCATTTGAATTGCTGCCAGATATTTCAGCATTGcttgaagttgctgctgactcaacttgctcttgctctggctCTAGCTGCTCCGCTttgttttgtggctgctgctgctgctgcttattgcgTTTGTTACGATTAcgattgcgattgcgattACGATTATTTGGCATCGTCTAAGACTGTAAAACTGTAGTGAAGCTCAAAGCTTGTTTATAGGTttgttatatgtataaatgtgtgtgtgtgtgtgtgtatttgtttgttgcagtCTGTTATTGactattacgcatacgccgcatacgccgcgtttgGCTTCAATCAGCGAAatctaaatattaaatttttttcttatttttttgctcGTTTAGtgtcgttgtttttgttttgttttttttttatgtgcgcgCTTTGTTGTCGTTAATTTTGTGGGATTCTCTGTGTCACTCGTCGCTGGCAGAAACACAACTAAAACTGAAAAGCTGCGGCAAACGACGCCAACAGCC
Protein-coding regions in this window:
- the LOC117134723 gene encoding transcription factor GAGA-like: MPNNRNRNRNRNRNKRNKQQQQQPQNKAEQLEPEQEQVESAATSSNAEISGSNSNGSNTGTDSSSNTTAVAAVEELGLVAVSSSSSKHAQAEQLEQLSIDQSVAAIINNDMGAKNSKQQQQQQQQQQQEQEQQLAAEQPLKAPGSPRQVKVIVHRIVRADIAEPTEQQLPTAAEPAAIQQPQSAAATQQIIVHRIVQENVAEQQQQTAEQHLPAATQQQQQSPTTGAQQLPAAEQQHVIVHRIERENQLSQFEKFTRDVQIQELELNSDCSSGEFNYNLHSPLVCEVDSESEAGTPTLAVSPDVPSSSRAEQQEQLRQKRAQKRNALESHFLPQLLSPRYLDSILEENSELGVSSTLVVATSVARSRWP